A window of the Cannabis sativa cultivar Pink pepper isolate KNU-18-1 chromosome X, ASM2916894v1, whole genome shotgun sequence genome harbors these coding sequences:
- the LOC115703311 gene encoding acetylserotonin O-methyltransferase produces MAAETHKDELIWIPKEDEEERARVDIYKYIFGFVEMAVVKCAIELGIADAIESHGRPMSLLELSSALGCAAPALLRIMRFLTNRKLFKEIRINENIQDSEQPSLYAQTALSRLILRSGEKSMATFVLMESSPPMLAPWHGLSARVKTEVDDSSAPSPFEVANGKDVWSYAAANPGHSQLINEAMACNARVTVAAILDGCLDVFDGIGTIVDVGGGNGTALRMLVSACPWIRGINFDLPHVVSVALKSEGVEHVGGDMFKFVPKADAAFLMSVLHDWEDDECIQILKKCREAIPENKGKVIMVECVIEENNNNVEEKHEELELKDVGLFLDMVMIAHTNKGKERTLEDWAYVLAQAGFNRYNIRAINAIYSIIEAFPN; encoded by the exons ATGGCTGCAGAAACACACAAAGATGAGCTAATATGGATACCAAAAGAGGATGAAGAAGAGCGAGCAAGAGTTGATATCTACAAATACATATTCGGGTTTGTAGAAATGGCTGTAGTGAAATGTGCCATTGAGCTCGGAATAGCTGACGCCATAGAAAGCCATGGACGCCCCATGTCTCTCCTGGAATTATCATCAGCCTTAGGCTGTGCTGCTCCAGCCCTTCTTCGCATCATGAGGTTTTTAACAAACCGAAAACTATTCAAAGAGATCAGAATAAACGAAAATATTCAAGACTCTGAACAGCCTAGTTTATACGCGCAAACTGCTCTTTCTCGCCTTATCCTGAGGTCTGGCGAGAAAAGCATGGCGACGTTCGTGTTGATGGAGAGCAGCCCTCCCATGCTGGCTCCATGGCACGGCCTAAGTGCCCGCGTCAAGACTGAAGTTGATGATTCTTCGGCGCCTTCACCATTCGAAGTGGCCAACGGCAAAGATGTGTGGAGCTACGCGGCAGCGAATCCCGGCCACAGCCAGCTCATTAACGAAGCGATGGCATGCAATGCTAGGGTGACGGTGGCAGCAATATTGGACGGGTGTTTGGACGTGTTTGATGGGATTGGTACCATCGTCGACGTTGGCGGCGGTAATGGGACAGCTTTGCGAATGTTGGTTAGCGCTTGTCCTTGGATTCGAGGCATCAACTTTGATCTTCCTCATGTTGTGTCTGTTGCGCTAAAATCTGAGGGTGTTGAGCATGTTGGTGGTGACATGTTTAAGTTTGTTCCTAAAGCTGATGCTGCTTTCCTCATG TCGGTTCTTCATGATTGGGAGGACGATGAGTGTATCCAAATACTGAAGAAGTGCAGGGAGGCTATTCCTGAGAATAAGGGGAAGGTGATAATGGTAGAATGTGTTAttgaagaaaataataataatgtagaaGAAAAGCATGAAGAGCTGGAGCTTAAAGATGTGGGTTTGTTCCTTGACATGGTCATGATTGCTCATACTAACAAAGGCAAAGAGAGGACCTTAGAGGACTGGGCCTATGTTCTCGCCCAGGCTGGTTTTAATCGATACAATATTAGAGCCATCAACGCTATCTACTCTATAATTGAAGCTTTTCCAAATTAA
- the LOC115700239 gene encoding acetylserotonin O-methyltransferase, with product MDGIQEGDHHDELTLRLNEKEEEERARIDIYKYVFGFVEMAVVKCAIELGIADTIESHGRPISLLDLSSALSCNPHNLHRIMRFLVNRRIFKEIKNDTVNDKGCLYVQTSLSRLLIKSGERSMASFVLMESSNPMLAPWHGLSARVKAEATDALTPFEAANGVDVWSYAAANPDHSQLINEAMACNARVTVAAILNGCLDVFDGVGSIVDVGGGNGTTLQLLVKGCPWINQGINFDLPHVVSVALKSDGVVHVGGDMFDSVPKADAAFLMWVLHDWGDQECIQILKKCKEAIPEKGKVIIVESVIENNKLEENVMKKELELKDVGLFLDMTMMAHTNKGKERSLDEWVYVLHQAGFTRYNVRSIDGAVSSVIEAFPA from the exons ATGGATGGAATACAAGAAGGAGATCATCATGATGAACTGACATTGAGACTaaatgagaaagaagaagaagagcgaGCAAGAATAGATatctataaatatgtattcggGTTCGTAGAAATGGCTGTAGTGAAATGTGCCATTGAGTTGGGAATAGCTGACACCATCGAAAGCCATGGACGCCCCATCTCTCTCTTGGACTTATCATCAGCCTTAAGCTGCAATCCCCATAACCTTCACCGCATCATGAGATTTTTGGTCAACCGAAGAATATTCAAAGAGATCAAAAACGACACCGTTAATGACAAAGGATGTCTATACGTACAAACATCCCTCTCAAGACTCCTAATCAAGTCCGGAGAAAGAAGCATGGCTTCGTTTGTGTTGATGGAGAGCAGCAACCCTATGTTGGCGCCATGGCACGGCCTTAGCGCTCGTGTCAAGGCGGAAGCAACTGATGCTTTGACACCATTTGAGGCGGCGAATGGCGTGGATGTATGGAGCTACGCGGCAGCCAATCCTGACCACAGCCAGCTCATCAATGAAGCCATGGCCTGCAATGCTAGGGTCACTGTAGCTGCTATACTAAACGGTTGTTTGGATGTGTTTGATGGTGTCGGTAGCATAGTTGATGTTGGCGGTGGGAATGGAACCACTCTGCAGCTGTTGGTTAAGGGTTGTCCTTGGATTAATCAAGGAATTAACTTTGATCTTCCCCATGTTGTGTCTGTTGCGCTAAAATCTGACGGTGTTGTCCATGTTGGTGGTGACATGTTTGATTCTGTTCCTAAAGCCGATGCTGCTTTTCTTATG TGGGTTCTTCATGATTGGGGAGACCAAGAGTGTATTCAAATACTAAAGAAGTGTAAGGAAGCTATTCCGGAGAAAGGGAAGGTGATAATTGTGGAATCTGTGATTGAAAACAATAAATTAGAGGAAAATGTTATGAAAAAAGAGCTGGAGCTAAAAGATGTGGGTTTGTTTCTTGATATGACAATGATGGCTCATACGAACAAAGGGAAAGAGAGGAGCTTGGATGAATGGGTTTACGTTCTTCACCAAGCAGGTTTCACACGATACAACGTTAGATCTATTGATGGTGCTGTGTCTTCTGTTATTGAGGCTTTTCCAGCCTAA
- the LOC115700182 gene encoding heterodimeric geranylgeranyl pyrophosphate synthase small subunit, chloroplastic: MAFSVLSSSSLLYLPLKPRKFILPIRCSSPQSISTQSKSTQFDLKTYWTTLIAEIDQKLDEAIPVKYPEQIYHAMRYSVLAKGAKRSPPVMCVASCELFGADRLAAFPTACALEMVHAASLIHDDLPCMDDDPSRRGQPSNHTIYGVDMAILAGDALFPLGFRHIVSNTPSNLVPEPRVLRVITEIARAVGSTGMAAGQFLDLEGGPNFVEFAQEKKFGEMGECSAVCGALLAGAEEDEIERLRRYGRAVGVLYQLVDDILEEKLKSKNGGVVEKKKGKSYVEVFGVEKAMEVAEELRAKAKLELDGFEKYGESTLPLYSFVDYAADRGFKIGDSSS, encoded by the exons ATGGCGTTTTCAGTACTATCATCCTCTTCCCTTCTTTACCTCCCATTGAAGCCCAGAAAGTTTATCTTACCAATTCGATGTTCTTCACCACAGTCGATTTCAACCCAATCAAAGTCGACCCAATTCGATTTGAAGACGTATTGGACGACCCTCATAGCCGAGATTGACCAAAAGCTCGACGAAGCGATTCCGGTTAAGTACCCTGAACAGATCTACCATGCCATGCGCTACTCCGTCCTCGCTAAGGGAGCCAAACGATCTCCGCCTGTCATGTGCGTCGCCTCCTGTGAACTCTTCGGCGCCGACCGCCTCGCCGCTTTCCCCACTGCTTGTGCCCTCGAAATG GTACATGCAGCTTCATTGATACATGATGATCTTCCTTGTATGGATGATGACCCCTCACGCCGAGGCCAGCCCTCCAACCACACAATCTACGGCGTAGACATGGCGATTCTTGCTGGGGATGCTCTCTTCCCGTTGGGATTTCGCCACATTGTCTCTAACACACCTTCCAACCTGGTACCCGAGCCCCGGGTCCTCCGCGTGATCACTGAGATTGCGCGAGCTGTTGGGTCTACAGGCATGGCAGCTGGGCAGTTCCTTGACCTGGAGGGCGGGCCAAACTTCGTTGAATTCGCGCAAGAAAAGAAATTCGGTGAGATGGGTGAGTGCTCGGCTGTATGCGGGGCATTACTAGCTGGTGCAGAGGAGGATGAGATAGAGAGACTGAGGAGGTATGGTAGAGCTGTGGGGGTTTTGTATCAGTTGGTTGATGATATTCTGGAAGAGAAATTAAAATCCAAGAATGGTGGGGTAGTGGAGAAGAAGAAAGGTAAGAGCTATGTGGAAGTTTTTGGTGTTGAGAAGGCAATGGAAGTAGCCGAAGAGCTTAGAGCTAAGGCCAAACTAGAGTTGGATGGTTTTGAGAAATATGGTGAGTCTACTTTACCACTTTACAGCTTCGTGGATTATGCTGCTGATAGAGGTTTTAAGATTGGAGATTCAAGTTCATAG